From the Roseibium salinum genome, one window contains:
- a CDS encoding efflux RND transporter periplasmic adaptor subunit, with the protein MFAPRIASIGRLAGFLVAAGLLAACQDNAVDPVARAEAELHAAPKPAKIYTVSDQVGSLERRFAGRVAAVQTVDLSFQVAGKLVAVPVLESQQVKKGDLIAKLDTTDYDRAVREATYRLDQAKRDLDRLETLRDRSVVSQSAYDEQKNIHDLAVEALTEAKQNLVYTELRAPFDGIVSSRLVDNFTTVGVGTPVVRMHDLSEVQVDINVAEALFARVTESEVVSIQAKFPAYGEKLFPLEYREHASQVDDVAQTYRVTLAMPREGAEQLYPGMTASVFVKVVPEGLELGEQLLIPSSSVAVDSDGKAFVWKFAEATSAVSKQPIEIGTVMGDYIPVSSGLEPGDEIVSAGVAYLSDDQVVRRLN; encoded by the coding sequence ATGTTTGCACCCCGCATTGCCTCCATCGGCCGCCTGGCCGGTTTTCTGGTCGCGGCCGGATTGCTGGCCGCCTGTCAGGACAACGCCGTCGATCCGGTCGCGCGAGCCGAAGCCGAGCTGCATGCCGCGCCCAAGCCGGCCAAGATCTATACCGTCTCCGACCAGGTCGGCTCGCTGGAACGGCGCTTTGCAGGCCGCGTCGCCGCGGTCCAGACCGTGGATCTGTCTTTCCAGGTAGCGGGCAAGCTGGTGGCTGTGCCGGTTCTGGAGAGCCAGCAGGTCAAGAAGGGCGATCTCATCGCCAAGCTCGATACGACCGATTACGACCGCGCGGTGCGCGAGGCGACGTATCGGCTGGACCAGGCGAAGCGCGATCTTGACCGCCTGGAAACCCTGCGCGACCGGTCCGTCGTCTCCCAGTCCGCTTACGATGAGCAGAAGAACATTCATGATCTCGCCGTCGAAGCGCTGACGGAAGCAAAGCAGAATCTTGTGTACACCGAGCTTCGCGCCCCGTTCGACGGGATCGTCTCGTCGCGGCTGGTCGACAATTTCACCACGGTCGGTGTCGGCACCCCGGTGGTCCGCATGCACGACCTTTCCGAAGTGCAGGTCGACATCAACGTCGCCGAAGCTCTGTTCGCACGGGTGACCGAGTCCGAGGTCGTTTCCATCCAAGCAAAGTTCCCGGCCTATGGCGAGAAACTGTTTCCGCTGGAGTACCGAGAGCACGCCAGCCAGGTGGATGACGTTGCGCAGACCTACCGTGTGACGCTGGCCATGCCGAGGGAAGGTGCTGAACAGCTCTATCCCGGCATGACGGCCTCGGTGTTCGTCAAGGTGGTTCCGGAGGGGCTTGAACTTGGCGAACAACTCCTCATTCCATCCAGCTCGGTTGCGGTCGATAGCGATGGGAAGGCCTTTGTCTGGAAATTCGCCGAGGCGACAAGCGCTGTCTCCAAGCAGCCGATCGAGATCGGCACGGTGATGGGGGATTACATACCGGTGAGCTCCGGCCTGGAACCGGGAGATGAAATCGTATCGGCCGGTGTCGCTTATCTGAGCGATGACCAGGTCGTACGTCGCCTGAACTGA
- a CDS encoding TetR/AcrR family transcriptional regulator, translating into MTARITRNSQDSKSDILRAALEVVRRSGAQGLTIDAVAEESGFSKGGVLYNFPSKDALIMGMVQFLAGQFEAEVGAARARRLGLECPTLQAMIDVTEGWLHEQRDLAQAILATKATQPDLSEPFVEVKARLKAAIEAETADLGRAWAIWASLEGLHFSGAHCVSVFSEDERAAIFKDLRERLNKNQT; encoded by the coding sequence ATGACAGCACGCATAACCCGAAATTCCCAGGACTCGAAGTCGGACATTCTCCGAGCGGCGCTCGAGGTTGTCAGGCGCTCGGGTGCGCAGGGCCTCACCATCGACGCGGTGGCGGAGGAAAGCGGCTTTTCCAAAGGCGGCGTTCTGTACAATTTTCCGAGCAAGGACGCCCTTATCATGGGCATGGTCCAGTTTCTCGCCGGGCAGTTCGAGGCCGAAGTCGGCGCTGCGCGCGCCCGGCGTCTGGGGTTGGAGTGCCCGACCCTGCAAGCGATGATTGACGTAACGGAAGGCTGGTTGCACGAGCAGCGCGACTTGGCCCAGGCCATTCTTGCGACCAAGGCGACCCAGCCGGATCTCAGTGAGCCCTTTGTCGAAGTCAAGGCCCGGCTGAAAGCGGCAATTGAGGCGGAAACCGCCGATCTCGGCCGGGCATGGGCCATCTGGGCCAGCCTCGAGGGACTGCATTTTTCCGGGGCCCACTGCGTCTCGGTGTTTTCCGAAGACGAACGTGCGGCGATCTTCAAGGACCTGCGCGAGCGCCTGAACAAAAATCAGACTTAG
- a CDS encoding EAL domain-containing protein, translated as MIWTKNLPIQVLFTQIKDCQKELIRKQALVLSFRYVGFAKTVLIALVLATAPLFAINIILDQYAERRAITEMEAMGNVSIRRAEEAISTTVTLLQRLDRDNVQTCSAEDRVIFEKQIVAHGMIDAIGLADASGQRMCIIPDRELAGQVILPQLRMDGPLVGIGMLERGYLGARAAVISWDLKDRTRLFAEVTPAVIAIDPGPEYLRSYRRAELRLGDNLLWYSVGGYNSEGSDPEEMLSVEIASQLYPLAATVTAPVSSARQLVNDLKVVAVAACGGIAVLLVAVGVWLSWRPESEANDEFVAAIRNGEFIPYYQPVMDIETNRLRGCEVLMRWRRPNGMIVSPGQFMAYAENNGHIFDMTRHMMRVSVDEVGELYGENPDLKLSINLFAGHFLDREIVADIKSIFGKSAISFQQIVVEVTERHPLEDMDLARKIIAELQALGVRVALDDVGTGHGGMAYLQKLGVDIIKIDKMFIDTIGSDDNSTTIVDSMVELADNLGMGIIAEGVELEEQIERLLELGVTAAQGYHFAQPMPAEDFIAFAERTEKEADERDRLAAEAAAAERAASKAVA; from the coding sequence TTGATCTGGACGAAAAACCTGCCCATTCAGGTCTTGTTTACCCAGATCAAGGATTGTCAGAAAGAGCTTATTCGCAAACAGGCCCTTGTTTTGTCCTTCCGTTACGTTGGTTTCGCTAAGACGGTGCTGATCGCCCTCGTGCTGGCGACCGCTCCGTTATTCGCAATCAATATCATCCTGGACCAGTATGCGGAACGGCGTGCCATCACGGAGATGGAGGCCATGGGCAATGTCTCGATCCGCCGCGCGGAGGAGGCGATCAGCACGACCGTCACTCTCCTGCAGCGGCTCGACCGCGACAATGTGCAGACCTGCAGCGCCGAAGACCGCGTCATTTTTGAAAAGCAGATCGTCGCGCACGGCATGATAGATGCCATCGGTCTGGCGGATGCATCCGGCCAGCGCATGTGCATCATTCCGGACCGTGAACTGGCGGGCCAGGTCATTCTGCCGCAGCTGCGCATGGACGGCCCGCTTGTCGGCATCGGCATGCTTGAGCGCGGTTACCTGGGGGCGCGGGCTGCGGTGATCAGTTGGGACCTGAAGGACCGGACGCGGCTTTTCGCGGAGGTAACGCCGGCCGTCATCGCCATCGATCCGGGACCGGAATATCTGCGCTCCTATCGCAGGGCGGAGCTTCGCCTCGGCGACAATCTGCTCTGGTACAGTGTCGGCGGGTACAACTCCGAGGGATCAGATCCGGAAGAAATGCTGTCCGTGGAGATTGCTTCCCAACTTTACCCGCTCGCTGCGACCGTCACCGCCCCAGTGTCATCCGCCCGGCAACTCGTGAACGACCTGAAAGTCGTCGCGGTCGCCGCCTGTGGCGGCATTGCTGTCCTGCTTGTCGCCGTCGGCGTCTGGCTGTCCTGGCGGCCGGAGAGTGAGGCGAATGACGAGTTCGTGGCTGCGATCCGCAACGGTGAATTCATCCCTTATTACCAGCCCGTCATGGACATCGAGACCAATCGTCTGCGCGGCTGCGAGGTTCTGATGCGCTGGCGGCGTCCGAACGGCATGATCGTCTCGCCAGGACAATTCATGGCTTACGCGGAAAACAATGGCCATATCTTCGATATGACCCGGCACATGATGCGGGTGTCGGTCGACGAAGTCGGTGAACTCTACGGTGAAAATCCGGATCTGAAGCTGTCGATAAATCTCTTTGCCGGTCACTTCCTGGATCGCGAAATCGTTGCCGACATCAAGTCTATCTTTGGCAAATCCGCCATCTCGTTCCAGCAGATCGTCGTTGAAGTAACCGAACGCCATCCGCTGGAGGATATGGACCTTGCCCGCAAGATCATTGCTGAGCTTCAGGCGCTTGGCGTGCGGGTCGCACTGGACGATGTGGGAACCGGCCATGGCGGCATGGCCTACCTGCAGAAACTCGGTGTCGACATCATCAAGATCGACAAGATGTTCATCGACACGATCGGCTCGGACGACAACTCCACCACGATTGTCGATTCCATGGTCGAACTGGCCGACAACCTGGGCATGGGCATCATTGCCGAAGGGGTCGAATTGGAAGAACAGATCGAGCGCCTTCTGGAGCTCGGCGTTACCGCCGCGCAGGGCTATCACTTTGCGCAGCCGATGCCGGCCGAAGACTTTATTGCCTTCGCCGAGCGCACGGAAAAGGAGGCGGACGAGCGCGACCGCCTGGCTGCAGAAGCAGCTGCCGCGGAGCGGGCTGCCTCCAAAGCCGTGGCCTGA
- a CDS encoding sugar kinase produces the protein MEALFIGQAYIDVTFVTDHLPTGDEKTIADDYAISFGGNAVTAAFCCAKLGGKPDLLCSLADDWLARMFLDMAAAYGISIHGRKVRESSLSFIMPKGGKRAIVRCRDNDFLHPFPPLTIGGMKALHLDGHMPDAALHYAATCRNLGILTSLDGGAVRENTDELLDQIDIAVVSERFCEQLGKSTGETLNYLRAKNCPVGAVTLGEQGMVWYESGGPDKVMPALAVPPEKVVDSNGAGDVFHGAYIASYLHWPERSWDQHFHFARGASAHAIQHLGNEDSLPSLQDVERAIEAFPEKAVAERIS, from the coding sequence ATGGAGGCATTGTTTATAGGACAAGCCTATATCGACGTTACGTTTGTCACCGACCACCTGCCGACGGGCGATGAAAAGACGATCGCCGACGACTACGCCATCAGTTTTGGCGGCAATGCCGTGACCGCGGCCTTCTGTTGCGCCAAGCTCGGCGGCAAACCGGATCTCTTGTGTTCCCTGGCCGATGACTGGCTGGCGCGGATGTTCCTGGACATGGCCGCCGCCTACGGAATTTCCATCCACGGCCGCAAGGTGCGCGAATCCTCCCTGTCCTTCATCATGCCCAAGGGTGGCAAACGCGCGATCGTGCGCTGCCGGGACAACGACTTCCTGCATCCCTTCCCCCCGCTGACGATTGGCGGAATGAAGGCGCTTCACCTTGACGGACACATGCCGGACGCGGCCCTCCACTATGCCGCAACCTGCCGGAATCTCGGCATCCTGACCTCCCTCGACGGCGGCGCGGTACGGGAGAACACGGACGAACTTCTCGATCAGATCGACATCGCCGTCGTTTCCGAGCGGTTCTGCGAGCAACTCGGCAAATCCACGGGGGAAACGCTGAACTACCTGCGCGCGAAGAACTGTCCCGTCGGCGCCGTGACCCTCGGCGAACAGGGCATGGTCTGGTACGAATCCGGCGGCCCGGACAAGGTCATGCCCGCCCTTGCCGTTCCGCCCGAAAAAGTGGTGGATTCCAACGGCGCCGGCGATGTATTCCACGGTGCCTATATCGCCTCCTATCTTCACTGGCCGGAGAGGAGCTGGGACCAGCATTTCCACTTCGCGCGCGGAGCATCGGCCCATGCCATTCAGCATCTGGGCAACGAAGACAGCCTGCCGAGCCTGCAGGACGTGGAGCGCGCTATCGAGGCCTTTCCGGAAAAAGCCGTCGCCGAGCGGATCTCGTGA
- a CDS encoding ABC transporter ATP-binding protein encodes MLNPAKWQVWQDPDGTVQLVKRLLTENIRAYIPRYILAFIFMAMVAATTAASAWIMKDVINEVFINRDKAMIYTIAGAVLVIFTLKGAATYGQAVILSRVGNSIVADLQARLFKRLTEQDQAYFDRMSLPEISIRVGTGAGSARNVIEMIVLTLGRDVLTLIGLVAVMVVQDPLMSLLAFVIMPPAVIGVSLLIRRVKVYANRQVVSNAKIGATMQETVLGIRVVKAFGMEPAMRERMAGAVAEVLRQSNKIAALTARTSPLMETLGGIAIALVIFYGGYSVVELNQDPGAFFAFITALLLAYDPARRLARLNVNLSKGVVGVRLMYELIDQEPDLQQVENAPDLRVEAGRIELRDVQFSYGEGAALKGLSLVAEGGSTTALVGASGAGKSTLFALIERFYDPQTGEIIVDGQVIKDVTLQSLRRNIAYVGQDSYLFNLSVRDNIAFGKPGASQAEIEAAARAANAHEFILELPNGYDTLVGAGGGRLSGGQRQRVAIARAMLRDAPILLLDEATSALDAESEAKIQSALETLMADRTTLVIAHRLSTVRHAHQIHVMDQGRLVESGTHDELFEHDGIYRRLCELQFQNRIEAAQ; translated from the coding sequence TTGCTCAATCCTGCAAAATGGCAGGTCTGGCAGGATCCGGACGGAACGGTCCAGCTCGTCAAGCGGCTGCTTACGGAAAACATCCGGGCCTACATACCGCGCTATATCCTGGCGTTCATCTTCATGGCGATGGTAGCTGCGACGACGGCCGCAAGCGCCTGGATCATGAAGGACGTCATCAACGAGGTCTTCATTAATCGCGACAAGGCGATGATCTATACTATCGCCGGTGCCGTGCTGGTCATCTTCACCCTGAAAGGGGCGGCGACCTACGGTCAGGCCGTGATTCTTTCCCGCGTCGGCAATTCGATTGTTGCGGACCTCCAGGCCCGCCTGTTCAAGCGCCTCACCGAGCAGGACCAGGCCTATTTCGATCGCATGTCCCTTCCGGAAATCTCGATCCGGGTGGGGACCGGCGCCGGCAGTGCCCGCAACGTGATCGAAATGATCGTGCTGACGCTCGGCCGCGATGTTCTGACGCTGATCGGTCTCGTGGCGGTGATGGTCGTGCAGGACCCTCTCATGAGCCTCCTCGCCTTCGTCATCATGCCTCCGGCAGTCATCGGCGTCAGCTTGCTGATCAGGCGGGTCAAGGTCTATGCCAATAGGCAGGTAGTCTCCAATGCCAAGATCGGCGCCACCATGCAGGAGACCGTTCTCGGCATTCGCGTCGTCAAGGCCTTCGGCATGGAACCTGCCATGCGCGAACGGATGGCCGGCGCTGTCGCTGAAGTGCTGCGTCAGTCGAACAAGATCGCGGCATTGACCGCAAGAACGTCACCGCTGATGGAAACCCTGGGCGGAATTGCCATTGCGCTTGTCATCTTTTACGGCGGATATTCCGTCGTGGAGCTCAATCAGGATCCGGGAGCCTTCTTTGCCTTCATCACCGCCCTGCTCCTCGCTTACGACCCCGCCCGGCGCCTTGCCCGCCTCAACGTCAATCTGAGCAAAGGCGTGGTCGGTGTTCGCCTGATGTACGAGCTGATCGATCAGGAGCCGGATCTGCAACAGGTCGAGAACGCGCCCGATTTGCGGGTTGAAGCCGGCCGGATCGAATTGCGCGACGTTCAGTTCTCCTATGGGGAAGGGGCGGCGCTGAAGGGGCTGTCTCTGGTCGCTGAAGGCGGCAGTACGACTGCGCTCGTCGGGGCCTCTGGCGCCGGCAAGTCTACCCTCTTTGCACTCATCGAGCGCTTCTATGATCCTCAGACCGGGGAAATTATCGTCGACGGGCAGGTGATCAAGGACGTGACGCTGCAGTCCCTGCGGCGGAATATCGCCTACGTCGGTCAGGACTCCTACCTGTTCAACCTGAGCGTCAGGGACAATATCGCCTTCGGCAAGCCGGGTGCCAGTCAGGCCGAAATCGAAGCCGCTGCCCGGGCCGCGAACGCACACGAGTTCATCCTGGAGCTGCCGAACGGCTATGACACACTGGTCGGGGCCGGGGGCGGGCGGCTATCCGGCGGCCAGCGTCAGCGGGTCGCGATTGCACGTGCCATGCTCAGGGACGCTCCGATCCTGCTTCTGGATGAGGCGACGTCCGCGCTTGATGCGGAATCGGAGGCCAAGATCCAGTCAGCTCTCGAAACGCTGATGGCCGACCGTACGACGCTCGTCATTGCTCACCGGCTCAGCACCGTGCGCCATGCCCATCAGATCCATGTTATGGATCAGGGGCGTTTGGTTGAAAGCGGAACCCACGACGAGCTATTCGAACATGACGGCATCTACCGCCGCCTGTGCGAACTTCAGTTCCAGAATCGCATCGAGGCGGCTCAGTAA
- the aspS gene encoding aspartate--tRNA ligase → MHPYRSHTCGDLRLSDEGETIRLSGWVHRVRDHGGVLFIDLRDHYGITQCVVDPDSAAFGLAETVRSEWCIRIDGNVKKRSEETINPDLPTGAIEVFIRELEVLGAAKELPLPVFGDLDYPEEVRLKYRFLDLRREKLHNNMILRSNVVRDLRDRMWAIGFNEFQTPILTASSPEGARDFLVPSRLHPGKFYALPQAPQQFKQLLMVSGFDKYFQIAPCFRDEDPRADRSPTDFYQLDVEMSFVTQQEVFDTVEPVIAGCFERFGQGRPVNRNWPQISYKDSALWYGTDKPDLRNPIKMQVVSEHFAGSGFAIFANLLEQPGTEIRAIPAPKGGSRKFCDRMNKFAQEQGLPGMGYIFWRAGEDGSMEAAGPLAKNIGPERTEAIRIQLGLEMGDAAFFLGGKPKQFGPVAAKARVIIGEELGHTDKDRFEFAWIVDFPIYERDEETGEIDFEHNPFSMPQGGLEALEGDPLEVKGYQYDLSCNGHELVSGAIRNHKPEIMYKAFEIAGYSAEEVNNRFGGMVNAFQYGAPPHGGCAAGIDRMVMLLADEANIREVMLFPMNQKAEDLMMGAPSESTAAQLRELHLRLNLPEA, encoded by the coding sequence ATGCACCCCTACCGTAGTCACACTTGCGGTGACCTCCGTTTGTCCGATGAAGGAGAGACAATCCGTCTTTCCGGCTGGGTCCACCGGGTTCGCGATCATGGCGGGGTGCTGTTCATCGATCTGCGGGACCATTACGGCATAACCCAGTGTGTGGTCGATCCGGATTCGGCGGCATTCGGCCTTGCCGAAACGGTTCGCTCCGAGTGGTGCATCCGCATCGACGGCAATGTCAAGAAGCGGAGCGAGGAAACGATCAACCCGGATCTTCCCACCGGCGCGATCGAGGTGTTCATCCGCGAACTGGAAGTGCTGGGTGCGGCCAAGGAACTGCCTCTGCCCGTCTTCGGGGATCTGGACTATCCGGAAGAGGTCCGGCTGAAATACCGCTTCCTCGACCTGCGCCGTGAAAAGCTGCACAACAACATGATCCTGCGCTCGAACGTCGTGCGGGATCTGCGTGACCGCATGTGGGCAATCGGCTTCAACGAATTCCAGACGCCGATCCTCACAGCGTCCTCGCCGGAAGGCGCGCGGGATTTCCTCGTCCCGTCCCGTCTGCATCCGGGCAAGTTCTACGCATTGCCGCAGGCGCCCCAGCAGTTCAAGCAACTGCTGATGGTCTCCGGCTTCGACAAGTATTTCCAGATCGCGCCGTGTTTCCGCGACGAAGATCCGCGCGCCGACCGGTCGCCGACGGACTTCTACCAGCTCGACGTGGAAATGTCCTTCGTCACCCAGCAGGAAGTGTTCGACACGGTCGAACCCGTGATCGCGGGCTGCTTCGAGCGGTTTGGCCAGGGCCGTCCGGTCAATCGCAACTGGCCGCAGATTTCCTATAAGGATTCTGCACTGTGGTACGGCACCGACAAGCCGGACCTGCGCAACCCGATCAAAATGCAGGTCGTCTCCGAGCATTTTGCCGGCTCCGGATTTGCGATCTTCGCAAACCTGCTGGAGCAGCCAGGCACCGAAATTCGCGCAATTCCGGCGCCGAAGGGCGGCAGCCGCAAGTTCTGCGACCGCATGAACAAGTTCGCCCAGGAACAAGGCCTGCCGGGCATGGGGTATATCTTCTGGCGCGCTGGCGAAGACGGATCCATGGAAGCCGCGGGCCCGCTAGCCAAGAACATCGGCCCGGAGCGCACCGAAGCGATCCGGATCCAGCTTGGCCTGGAAATGGGCGATGCCGCCTTCTTCCTCGGTGGCAAGCCGAAACAGTTCGGGCCGGTTGCGGCCAAGGCACGTGTCATCATCGGCGAAGAACTCGGCCACACTGACAAGGACCGGTTCGAGTTCGCCTGGATCGTCGACTTTCCTATCTATGAACGTGACGAGGAAACCGGCGAGATCGACTTCGAGCACAATCCCTTCTCCATGCCGCAGGGCGGGCTGGAAGCGCTGGAAGGCGACCCGCTGGAGGTCAAGGGTTACCAGTACGATCTGTCCTGCAATGGCCATGAGCTGGTTTCCGGCGCGATCCGGAACCACAAGCCGGAGATCATGTACAAGGCCTTCGAAATCGCTGGCTATTCGGCAGAGGAAGTCAACAACCGCTTTGGCGGCATGGTCAACGCCTTCCAGTACGGAGCTCCTCCGCATGGCGGCTGCGCGGCCGGCATCGACCGTATGGTGATGCTGCTGGCGGACGAGGCCAACATCCGTGAGGTGATGCTGTTCCCGATGAACCAGAAGGCTGAAGACCTGATGATGGGCGCGCCGAGCGAGTCGACGGCGGCACAGCTGCGGGAGCTTCACTTGCGGCTGAACCTGCCGGAAGCCTGA
- the rnd gene encoding ribonuclease D — MHVITKTKDLAAACQRLAANDYVTVDTEFLRETTFWPKLCVIQMAGPDMAFIVDALSEGLDLAPFFDLMCNDSVTKVFHAARQDIEIIYHLGELIPEPVFDTQVAAMVCGFGDSISYDQLIYKVTGAQIDKSSRFTDWARRPLTAKQLDYALADVTHLREAYQFLKANLAEQSRSHWVQDEMKVLTSVATYRTDPEQAWKRLKLRVRKPVELAVMMEVAAWREKEAQARDVPRSRVIKDDAIYELAAQQPLDQEALSRLRTIPRGFERSKSADDILKAVKRAVGLPKEELPRLPKGRQAPDGSAAAVDLLKVLLKLVSEAHGVAAKVIATVDDLEKIAADDDADVAALKGWRRELFGETALKLKRGEVALAFQNRQIVALEQHQERDAAE, encoded by the coding sequence ATGCATGTGATTACAAAGACAAAAGACCTCGCCGCTGCCTGCCAGCGCCTTGCTGCCAACGACTATGTCACAGTGGACACGGAATTCCTCCGTGAGACCACCTTCTGGCCCAAACTCTGTGTGATTCAGATGGCCGGGCCGGATATGGCGTTCATCGTCGATGCGCTATCCGAAGGGCTCGACCTTGCCCCGTTTTTCGACCTGATGTGCAACGACAGTGTGACAAAGGTCTTCCACGCGGCGCGCCAGGATATCGAAATCATCTATCATCTGGGCGAGCTGATTCCCGAACCGGTATTCGACACCCAGGTTGCCGCCATGGTCTGCGGGTTCGGCGATTCCATTTCCTATGACCAGTTGATCTACAAGGTCACCGGTGCCCAGATCGACAAGTCGTCCCGCTTCACGGACTGGGCGCGCCGGCCGCTGACGGCCAAGCAGCTCGACTATGCGCTTGCCGACGTCACCCACCTGCGCGAAGCCTATCAGTTTCTGAAGGCGAATCTCGCGGAGCAAAGCCGCAGCCATTGGGTCCAGGACGAGATGAAAGTGCTGACGTCGGTCGCCACCTACAGAACGGACCCCGAGCAGGCCTGGAAGCGGCTGAAGCTGCGGGTGCGCAAGCCGGTTGAACTCGCCGTCATGATGGAAGTCGCCGCCTGGCGGGAGAAGGAGGCGCAGGCCCGCGATGTCCCGCGCAGCCGTGTCATCAAGGACGATGCGATTTATGAACTTGCCGCGCAGCAGCCCCTGGACCAGGAAGCCCTGTCACGGCTGAGGACGATTCCGCGCGGCTTCGAGCGCTCCAAATCCGCGGACGACATCCTGAAGGCCGTGAAGCGCGCGGTCGGGCTGCCCAAGGAGGAACTGCCCAGACTGCCGAAGGGCCGTCAGGCACCAGACGGGTCCGCAGCGGCAGTGGATCTCCTGAAAGTCCTGTTGAAGCTGGTCAGCGAGGCACACGGTGTTGCGGCGAAGGTGATCGCAACGGTTGACGATCTTGAAAAGATCGCGGCCGATGACGATGCCGATGTTGCCGCTCTGAAGGGCTGGCGCCGGGAACTGTTCGGCGAGACCGCGTTGAAGCTGAAACGCGGCGAAGTCGCCCTCGCCTTCCAGAACCGCCAGATCGTCGCGCTCGAGCAGCATCAGGAACGGGACGCGGCGGAGTAG
- a CDS encoding Ppx/GppA phosphatase family protein — protein sequence MTGQFKPARGRLNGSGPIAVVDIGSNSVRLVIYERKARTPTMLFNEKLLAGLGKGVAATGQMAEESVRLALGELARFRALIDHTGCKEIHIVATAAARDAKNGPEFVLQVESSLSAPVRILDGSEEAYYSALGVIAGFWQPRGIVGDMGGGSLELVEIDDKSAGLGATFPLGGLRLSEEAEGKVARARKIAEAALRNYEWPDLPPGERTFYAVGGTWRSLGRLHLMQNNYPLHVMHNYEISAEEAIEFCRKIAVPNLEGIERSEVVSKQRRPLVPFGAVVMEQVLMAMKAERLVFSATGVREGLLHEKLPQEIQDHDPVIEAARELCTLRARSPEHAEELIAWTDKLFNLLAIEETANETRLRHAACLLSDIGWRAHPDYRGEQSLNIISNASFVGLDHASRAYLAAAVFYRHQGLREGDLSPVIHHLFTDRLRIRAKVLGATLRVASLLSASMAGLLPKVGISRTHTGLSLDLGKDLASLDGERLRKRAGQLGKTIDTVIEVQLG from the coding sequence ATGACAGGCCAGTTCAAGCCGGCTCGAGGCCGGCTCAACGGGTCCGGACCGATTGCGGTCGTGGACATCGGCTCGAATTCCGTGCGCCTTGTGATCTACGAACGCAAGGCCCGCACGCCGACCATGCTCTTCAACGAGAAGCTGCTTGCAGGGCTCGGCAAGGGGGTGGCGGCCACCGGCCAGATGGCCGAAGAGTCCGTCAGGCTGGCACTGGGCGAACTGGCACGCTTCAGGGCCCTGATCGACCATACAGGCTGCAAGGAAATCCACATCGTTGCAACGGCCGCCGCAAGGGATGCGAAAAACGGCCCCGAATTCGTCCTGCAGGTGGAGAGCTCTCTGAGCGCGCCGGTGCGCATCCTCGACGGCAGCGAAGAAGCCTATTATTCCGCGCTCGGCGTGATTGCCGGCTTCTGGCAGCCGCGTGGCATTGTCGGCGACATGGGCGGCGGCAGTCTCGAACTCGTGGAAATCGATGACAAGAGCGCCGGTCTCGGAGCGACTTTTCCGCTCGGCGGTTTGCGCCTGTCCGAGGAAGCGGAAGGCAAGGTTGCAAGGGCCCGCAAAATTGCCGAAGCGGCGCTGCGAAACTACGAGTGGCCGGACCTGCCGCCCGGGGAGCGCACCTTTTACGCGGTCGGCGGCACCTGGCGCTCACTCGGCCGCCTTCACCTGATGCAGAACAACTATCCCCTGCATGTGATGCACAATTACGAGATCAGCGCGGAAGAAGCGATCGAGTTCTGCCGGAAGATCGCCGTGCCGAATCTGGAAGGCATCGAGAGGTCGGAAGTCGTCTCGAAGCAGCGGCGCCCGCTTGTTCCCTTCGGGGCCGTCGTCATGGAGCAGGTGCTGATGGCGATGAAGGCCGAGCGCCTCGTCTTTTCGGCAACCGGCGTGCGCGAGGGGCTGCTGCACGAAAAGCTGCCGCAGGAAATACAGGACCATGATCCGGTGATAGAGGCTGCCCGGGAATTGTGTACGTTGCGCGCCCGCTCGCCGGAGCATGCCGAAGAACTGATTGCCTGGACAGACAAGCTGTTCAATCTGCTGGCAATCGAGGAAACAGCCAACGAAACCCGCTTGAGGCACGCGGCCTGTCTGCTTTCAGATATCGGCTGGCGGGCACATCCCGACTACCGCGGCGAGCAGAGCCTCAACATCATTTCCAACGCGTCCTTTGTCGGCCTGGATCATGCCAGCCGGGCCTATCTGGCCGCCGCCGTTTTCTACAGGCATCAGGGCCTGCGGGAGGGAGATCTCTCCCCCGTCATCCATCATCTGTTTACCGACCGTCTGCGCATCCGCGCCAAGGTCCTCGGCGCGACGTTGCGCGTCGCCTCGCTGCTCAGCGCTTCGATGGCCGGCCTGCTGCCGAAGGTAGGAATCTCAAGAACGCATACCGGTCTGTCCCTTGACCTGGGCAAGGACCTTGCAAGCCTCGACGGCGAACGACTGCGCAAACGGGCGGGCCAACTCGGCAAGACCATCGACACCGTGATCGAGGTTCAACTGGGGTAG